A window of Nocardia arthritidis genomic DNA:
GTGAGCCTCGGCTGGCTGATCCTGATGGGATTCATCTGCGGCATACCGGGATTCATCGCGGCAGGCCTGGTGTGGGGCGCCTGGATCGGCAAGCGGATCCAGGTCGAGGTGCCCGAGGAATTCCTGGTGCGCAAGGAGGGCAACGGTGAGGGGCCCGGCGCGGCGACCGCGCCGACGCGGACCGCCGAACGCGGCGCGCCCTCGGTGTGGACCATCGGCGGGATCATCGCGGTGCCGCTGGTGCTCATCCTCGGCGCCACCTTCGGAACTCAACTGCTGGACAAGAATTCGCGGCTGCTGCAGGTGCTGACCTTCCTCGGCACCCCGGCGGTGGCGCTGCTCATCGCGGTGCTCATCGCCTTCTACCTGCTCGGCGTGCGGCGCGGCTCCAGCGTGCAGGAGTTGAGCGCGCTCACCGCCGAATCGCTGCGGCCCGTCGGCATGCTGCTGCTGGTGGTCGGTGCGGGCGCCTTCTTCGGAAAGATCATCGCCGCAACGGGTATCGGCACCGCGCTCGCGAATACCATGTCGGACGCCGGACTTCCGGTGATGCTGCTCGCCTACCTCATCAGCTGCGGGCTGCGCATCGCGCAGGGGTCGGCGACGGTGGCCATCGTGACCACCGGTGGTATCGTCGCGCCGCTGGTGGCCGGGCACGGCTACTCGCAGGCCTCGATCGCCTTGATCGCCATGGCGATCGCGGCCGGTTCGATCATCCTCAGCCACGTCAACGACGGCGGATTCTGGATCATCCAGAAATACTTCAACCTGACGGTCAAACAGACGCTGCAGAGCTGGACCGTGCTCGAAACGGTGCTGTCCGTCGTGAGCTTCGCGGTGGCCGCCGTGCTGTTCGCGATCGTCAGCTGAGCAGCGCCCGGACCATCCGGGTCACCGCATCGGCGACGTCGAAATCCGTTGTCGGGCTGGTGAGCTGGTGCAGGATCATGCCGTCCAGATAATCGATCAACTGTTTGGCGGCGATGCGGGGCTCGGCGACGCCGAATTCGCCGAGCAATGCCGCCGCCCAGTCGACGATGCGCTCGTGCCCGCGCCGCAGTGCGAGCAGCGGCTCGGGCATCTGCCGTACCTCGAGCAGCAGCGCGTAGCGGGCCAGGGTTCTGGCCTGATTCGCGCCGATCATATCCTCGGCGAAAGTGGTTGCGGCGTGCGCTAATTGATCGACGGTGTGCGGAGCGGGCGCATTGCCGTCCACCTCCCAGTAGGCGTAGTCGTACTGCTCCAGCCGTTCCACGATGCCGATGAGCAGCGCCTCGCGGGTGCGGAAATAGTTCGACGTAGACCCGGCGGGCAGGCCCGCGAGTTCGTCGACGGCGCGATGGGTGAGGGCGCGCGGACCCCTGGTGCCGAGGAGTTCGATCGCGGCGTCCAGGGCGATGTCGCGTTTGGTCGGCATCCACCGATACTACATAAGTAGTGATCCGTACTACAGATGTAG
This region includes:
- a CDS encoding GntP family permease gives rise to the protein MGTTVDWLRTSTPGLLVLCGLAIAVLLLAIIKIKLEPFIALLLTGLALALAAGLPVNKIVGTAIKSGDSLLETGFGGILGHIAVIIGLGTVLGAILERSGGADVLTGKLLNLFGPKGAPIAMGLLGLIFGIPVFFDIGIFVLAPLIYVAAKRGGRSLVLYAMPMLAGLSMTHAFLPPHPGPVAIGGLLEVSLGWLILMGFICGIPGFIAAGLVWGAWIGKRIQVEVPEEFLVRKEGNGEGPGAATAPTRTAERGAPSVWTIGGIIAVPLVLILGATFGTQLLDKNSRLLQVLTFLGTPAVALLIAVLIAFYLLGVRRGSSVQELSALTAESLRPVGMLLLVVGAGAFFGKIIAATGIGTALANTMSDAGLPVMLLAYLISCGLRIAQGSATVAIVTTGGIVAPLVAGHGYSQASIALIAMAIAAGSIILSHVNDGGFWIIQKYFNLTVKQTLQSWTVLETVLSVVSFAVAAVLFAIVS
- a CDS encoding TetR/AcrR family transcriptional regulator; translated protein: MPTKRDIALDAAIELLGTRGPRALTHRAVDELAGLPAGSTSNYFRTREALLIGIVERLEQYDYAYWEVDGNAPAPHTVDQLAHAATTFAEDMIGANQARTLARYALLLEVRQMPEPLLALRRGHERIVDWAAALLGEFGVAEPRIAAKQLIDYLDGMILHQLTSPTTDFDVADAVTRMVRALLS